From Gottschalkiaceae bacterium SANA:
GTTCTTTGTTTTCTATCTTTTCCTGCTCTGCAACATCGCCCATAATCAAATCAATGACAGATGCTTTATCCGCACGCGAATACCCTTTTAACTCCATCGACTTGGCTATTTCTTTTAAGTCTTTTAAACTTTTTCTTTCCAATATGGTTCGATTCATTCTTCACCTCTGTTTGGGTTTTCTCCGCAATGGATCCATGCGAAATAGGCTGGCTTTTGTTTCATGCTATCACCTTGATGAAAAGAAGTCAAACAACGTAAAAAGCCGCCTTTCGGCAGCCACACATTTCAATACTTCAACAGCAAGTTCGGCCCACTGTGTCTTATCGAATTGTACTTTTTTCACAGTGCTTTCAAGGCCACAACTAAACGACAGCTTTCAGTTGACTTCCCAATGTTTTAATAACCGGAAGAACCAAAGCTGTAAACTCTTTATTCTCCTCAAGATTTCCATAAATCTCCTCACAACGCTTTTCGAATGCCTGCATGGCATCCTCTTTCATAAGGGTCAAAACAACCTTGGAGTCTGGAGAATCTTTTTCCAGCAGCCGTAAAAATCCGCCAACCATTGGAATTTCCAATTTTTGTTCTTCTTCCGGGCCAACCACTTGGTAGCCCGGCAAAGCAATCGATTCAATGTGTAATTCCGATAAAATATCAACAATGGTTTGAAAAACCATTGGCGATCTAAGAATGAGTAGAAGCATGCGCTTCTCGTTGCACATTTCCATGAACTTTCTCCTTTTCTGCTTCACCAGCGCTAAAAATCGCATACCTTGTCATAATGGGTCCAACAACCTCCGTTACAATGGTTGTTGCCAATAAGATTGTCAGCACCAAAGAACCAATCTGCGTGCCCGCAAACATTTCACTCACAATAATCGCAAGTCCCACCGCAACACCAACCTGAGACAGAAGACCGAATCCCAGATATTTTCGAACAACCAAGGGTGATTTTGATAAAGCACCACCCAAAGAGGCTCCACTGATTTTTCCAATCATTCTTACGACCAAATAAACCAAACCAATCAAACCGATCTGTGGAATCATCGCAAGGTCCAACCTCGACCCGGCAATAACAAAAAACGCCGTGATCAGAGGCGGTGTAAATTGTTCCGCTACAGTAAATAACCGTCTAGCCGGTACAACAGCCATTCCATTAGTCACCGTCACACCAGCAGCCATGGCACAAAGCAATTCCGACAAACCCAATTGTTCCGCCGCTCCTGTAATCATGAGAGAGGCAGCCACAACAACCGTTAACAATTCCGCATCATTACTCACTCGTCGAGCCACCAAAATTAATCCACCGCCCAAAACAATACCAAGACCAATTGAGCTGACAATTTCAACCAAGGGATTCACGACCAATCGGCTGAAAGTTAATACATCATGAGCAACAAATACCTTGGCTACTGAAGATGCAACGGCAAAGATCATCAAACAAATCGCATCGTCCACCGCAACAACCCCTAAGAGTGTTGAAGTTAATGGACCGCGCGACCGGTATTGTCGCAAGACCATCATGGTGGCTGCCGGTGCGGTTGCCGATGAAACAGCTCCCAAGATCAACGCCGTCGGCCAATCAACAAACAACCGCATAAATCCCGTTACCAAAATAAAAGTAACCATGGCTTCGCAAAAGGCAATCACAACTATCGATTTGCCTAACTCTCGAATTTCCTGCATACGAAATTCGCTTCCGATACTAAAGGCAATAAAGACAAGAGCAACCGAACTGATAAATCCCATTTGTTCAATAAATCCTGGCGTTAAAAGATCAACCCCGGACCTACCTAATAATAATCCAATTAATATGTATCCCGTTACTGTCGGCAACTTAATCCGTTTCATTAATTTTCCGCCAAAAAATCCAATAACCAATAACAAGCCTAACCGAAGAAAAACATTCATAATTTCCACCTCACTAATAACAACTGTATAAGAATATGTTTTTGTTAGCCTTCCCATCAAATGCAAATCCTTTAGTTATATGGTTTTTCCTGTAATTACACTTCCTATTTTTTTAATAAATAAAGATCATGCCACCCATACTCCATTTTACTCGATATATCTCCCATTTACTCTGTTTTTTGTAGGACAGAAAAATATTTTCTCTAAGAAAACATTTGCAAGGAAAACACAAGTCGTTATTTATTTATCAAATTCCCTAAAATATCCTATCTTTTCTGTTCTTCCCAAATTCATTGCTTATTTACATTTGAGTGATATAATATTCCTGTTAAGGAGGTGTGCATATGAGCGAATTTATGCATTTACAAAATGGAACGGATATTCGAGGCGTTGCTATTGCCGGTGTAGAAGGTGAACCTATTTCCATTACACCCGCACATGGACAACAAATCGGCGCCGCTTTCGCGCGCTGGCTGAAACAAAATGCCAACGAAGAAAAACCACTAACAATCGCCATTGGACGAGACAGCCGAATTTCAGGCCCAGATCTTGTTACAGGCACCGTACAAGGTCTACGAACAGAAGGGTGCCGCGTGTTGAATTGTGGGCTAGCGAGCACGCCAGCCATGTTTATGTCAACTGTATATCCAGAGATTCAAGCAGATGGTGCTATCATGATAACGGCATCTCATCTCCCCTATAATCGGAATGGACTCAAGTTTTTCTCTCCAAAAGGAGGCTTGGAAAAAGCGGATATCCAATGGATCTTGGAAAAAGCAGAAACCATAAAACTGGAGTCACAAGAGGGCAGTGAAGAAACAAGCAATCTAATGGATCTTTATTCAGCATCCCTCGTATCTATTATTCAAGAACGTACCGGAGAAACCCAGCCTTTACTCGGAAAACACATCGTACTCGATGCAGGTAATGGCGCTGGCGGATTTTTTGCAGAAAAAGTATTGGCTCCATTGGGTGCCGATACAAGAGGAAGCCAATTTTTAGATCCTGACGGCATGTTCCCCAACCACGTACCCAATCCAGAAGATGAAGCTGCAATGAAGGCAATTGAAGATTGCGTAAAGGAAAACAATGCCGATCTTGGTATCATTTTCGATACCGATGTGGATCGGGCTGCTGTTGTTTCCAGTGATGGCAGAAGCATCAATCGCAACCGCCTGATCGCTTTAATTGGCAGTATTTGTTTAAAGGAAACGCCTGGAGCTACCCTCGTAACCGACTCCGTTACATCCGACGGTCTTGCTGAATTCATTTATGCCAACGGCGGTCACCATCACCGCTTCAAACGAGGCTATAAAAATGTGATCAACGAAGCCATTCGATTGAACGCAATTGGTCAAGATTGTCCCTTAGCCATTGAAACCAGTGGACACGCTGCTTTAAAGGAAAATCATTTCCTCGATGATGGCGCTTATTTGGTCGTCAAACTTTTAATAGAAATGGCTGAGCGAGCAAAAGAAGGCAAGGATCTAGCTCAAGCCATCGAGACATTAAAAATTCCCAAAGAATCAAAAGAGTACCGCATTAAGATCAACGCAGAAGACTTTAAAACTTACGGGCAAGATGTAATCGAAGATCTAGAAGGGTTTGCCAAAGGAAAGAAAACCTGGTCCTTGGTTCCCGACAATTACGAAGGCGTACGTATCGCCTTTGAGGAAAATGGGAAAACAGGATGGTTTTTAGTCCGCTTGTCTCTTCATGATCCCGTCATGCCGGTAAATATCGAATCCAACGAATCTGGCGGAGTCAGTCAAACCGCTGATGCCTTAATCGAATTTTTAAATAATTTCAAGCAATTGGATTTAAGCGCATTTTAAAGCCCCCCCTACATTCCATGAATGTAGGGGGATCTTTTTACTTTACAAAAAGTTAAGAATCCCTTTATACTTTTCCATGCTCTTTTTTGATAAAATGACAGAGAAATCCATTTAAGGAGATGAGTATGGGAGAGTCCTCGCTTTTTCAACATTTTAAGAGTAACTTCAGCAAGTATGCCATCGCGTTAACTTTACTATTCGTCTGCACAGCGGCTGCGAGTATCGCATATCAAGTTAAGCTGTATCAAGAACAAGCTCAAACCATGATCAGCCAAACAATCGATGCCCACTTAACACAACAAGCTGAACACAATCGGATGCTGGTGTACCAATTCTTTGAAAATGATCAATTGATGAACGCTTATCCCATGGATCGCAATACAAAACAATTTGCTAAAAATATGATCAATGCCAACGAATCTTCCATTGATCTTTTTTACGTAAGCAACAATGATGAAATTAATTTTTACAGCAATACAGTTTCTCAAGCCGATTTTGAAAATCAAATCTTTACCATCAAGCAAGGTTCAATTAAAAAGATCAGTGAATCCTATTATCTATTTTCGACCTATTCTGCCAATGGCACTTCCATTGCGGTTGGAGAAAAAATAGACCAAGCCTTCTTAAAGAACTTGACTCGTTTTTTACCCCTTTCGGTCGAAAGCATCACCCTTGATTCTGGTCAACCAACAACTTGGAATCAAAAAAGCTTCACCTTTCCATTCCCTGACATCGACGCCAAGCTAACCATTACTACACACTTGAATCTTCCAGCTTATGTCATGCAGAGTATTGCAATTCCAGCTTTTTTCTTTATCATTGGATCAATTGTACTCTACCTTATGTTTAAGCATGAAATTAAACGAATCAATCCCTTTCTTGAGAATACCAGAATAGCTCTAGAAGATATTGGCTTGGGTCAACCACCAGTCTTACCCAATTCTGAAGTGGCTGAAGCCAATCTCCTTTACGGCTCCGTTCAATCCCTCTTCCGTCAACTAAAGGAAAAGGACTCTCAAGTCAAACAATCTCATTTTGAGATGATTCAATTATTAAATGCGGCAATCGGAACCAATGATACCTACACCAACGGACATTCTCAACGCGTGGAAGCAATCGTCACAAAATTCGGATTGGCCATCGGCTACCAAGATCAAGATACCTTGGCCGTCGCTGCACGCTTGCACGATATTGGAAAACTCGGGATTCCAACAAATGTATTAAATAAACCGGGAAAACTGAATGCCAGCGAATTTAAAAAAATCAAGGATCACCCTTCCAAGGGTGCTGAGATACTATCCCGTAGCGAATTTTTTAGCGCTGCAGTGCCTTTGGTTCGTCATCACCATGAACATTGGGACGGCAAGGGATACCCCGATGGGCTTTCTAGAAATACAATCCCCTTGGGTGCTCAAATCCTCGCCTTAGCCGATGTTTATGACGCCCTAACCACCAACCGTCCCTATCGAAAAGCACTCGATCATAGAGAAGCGCTTAGAATCATTCGAGATGAATCCGGTTCTACTTTCAATCCGGTATTGGCAGATCAATTCCTCTCCTTTCTTTCAGATCCAGCTCTCTCTTATTCCATTCAAAAAAATGCCTCCAAAGTCGTTTAGGTAATCAAATCAATTACCCTCTACTTTGGAGGCATCACATCATTATGGGTGCTTCCTTTGTAACTTTTCAATAAAGTCAGGAAGCCTGCTTTTTGCCTTCCGTAAATTCTCTTGCAACACATCTTCATTGGCATGGCGCACCATGGCATCCTTTTCTTCCAACCAGTCAAACCACTTTCGATTGGTCAATCCATCCTGTATCAATCCCAACAGATCCTGCCATTCCTTTAAAAGAACAAGGATTTCTTTATCAGCTACCGCTTTTTGCTCCAAGGTATACCGGTAACCCTTAATCCGGATTCTCAACCGGTGCCAATCTACATACTCCGCTTCGCTTTCACAAAAAATTTGCTTACGCAACTTCTCCTCTCTTTGATTGTCGGCTTCACCATTCATTCTTAAAGCCAGTTGATCAATTTCATCCCAAAAACCTGCCGCATATTTGAAACCATCGATCATAAGCAATCGCGAGAACCGACCCTTTTCAACTGATTTTTCATCGATCGCCTCTCCGAATATTTCAATAAACACATCCCACTCCCGGACCAATGCCGTTTGGCGTTGCAAAAATACCAATCTGTTTTTTACCTGCTTATCGGTTCCCTTGGAATCAGAATGCCAAAATTTCAAATAGCTACGCGTCTTACGAATCGCCACTCGATAAGCATGTACTGCTTCCGGCACCCATTCTTCTCGCATCCCTAAGTCATATTTTTTTTCTACCTTTTCGAGCAAATGAATCAAGGTCTTGTCCATAACCTGCTCCTACACCAAAAGTTCTTCAATTCCTCGACTTACGTCCACAAAAGAACTTTTTTGAACCAATTTTTTTAATCGCTGCATCTGTGAAACATCACCAATCAAGACGCCACCCACAAGGCGTTCTCCTTTAACATACAATCGCTTCCAACGACCCTTTTCCGCATAAAAGGCATCCACCGTCTTATCATAGTCCTGTACATCACCTACGGAAAATACACGAATTCCCGCAATATTCAATAGGGTAAAAGGGGCTTCCGATTCGTAGCGTTCCTTGCCACCTGCCATATTCGCACCGGCAATTCTTCCCTGAGCCGTTGCCTGAGTCCATAGTCCAAATCCTTGCCCATTTAACTCCACTGCATCTCCAGCAGCGAAAACTATAGAATCACTGGTTTCCAATCGGTCATTTACCACAATGCCTCGATTCACTTCCAAACCGGCACCCTTAGCTAGACTTGTATCCGCACGCACACCCACTGAAAAGATCAGATGATCAACCATTAAAGTCTCACCACGCTTCATAAGCATGTGTACTTTCCCGTCATTCGTATCCGCTTTGACCAGAGAATTAGACAAAGAGAAGGCAAGACCCTTGGCCTCCAAGATCTCTTGATATATTTTCCCCATTTCTGGATCCAATTGCCGAGGCAACAGAGAATCAAAAAACTCGATCACACGAACATGAACACCTGCTTTTTTAAGAGACCATGCCGCTTCGAGCCCCAACAATCCTCCACCGATTACCGCGGCCTCTTCTTCGGCTTTTAATCCTTGGTTCAAGTCCTTCAAGTTCTGAAAACTTCGAATTGATGCCATTTGATCAGACCATGCTCCTTCAAAAGGTGGAATAAAAGGCTTGGCTCCCGTTGCGATCAGCAAGCGATTGTAGATCACCTCGCTTCCATCATCAAGAAGAACCTTTTGATTCTGCCGATCGATTTGCTTGACCGTGCAGCCTACTTTCAATTCAATCTTTTTTGCCTTGTATTGGTCCACCGACTCAATCAATAATTTATCAATCTCGACCTTTTCCCCAATAAAATGAGAGAGGCGGGGCCGATGGTAGGGTGCGTAGGGCTCTTTTCCAATCAATAAAAGACTTCCTTCTTTATCCATCTCTCGGATTGCTTTCGCAGCCGCATATCCAGCTGCGCCCGTTCCGATAATTACATATTTCTTTTCCATAAAAAAACCTCCTTCGGTATGATTATTCATACCCCTCGGAGGTTTGTTCATGCTAAAATAAATTTTTGAAAATATCCATACCGCCAACCAGGGTTCCAATCGTGCTGCCAATATTGGCAAACATGACGACCAGCAGGACCCGCGTCACCTTATTGCGCCAAAAACCGCGAACCGATGTGGCATCTTCCGCCAGACTATGAAAATCAGATACACTCGGTCGCCTCATCTTGGCTTCCACCAATCCTGCAAACCAGCCAGCTGCCAAGAATGGATTCAAGGAGCTGATGGGTGCAACCAAAAAAGCCGTTAAAATGGCGAGTGGATGTCCAAAAGCAAGCAAGGTTCCCAGTGCCGAGAAGGTTCCATTCCATAAAATCCAGGTACGCACCTGTTCCCATCCCGTTGCCTGTCCACGCGTAAACCCATAAAGAATTAATCCCAAAATCGCCGCTGGGATCAACCATGGCAAAATCTTTGAGCCCGCTTTTTTTTCCGGAATCACTTCTAATGCTTTCAAATCATGGTCTTTTTCAATCTCTCGACTCACACCGGGAAGATGTCCCGCACCCAGAACCGCTATAACCTTCTGGCCTGGAGCTGTACGGATCTTTTCGGCCAAATACATATCTCGTTCATCAATCAAGGTTCGTTTCAAGGCTGGGAACATTTCTGCCAATTCATCCATCATCTTGTCCAAGGCATCCAACTCTTTCATTGCAGACAGATCCTCTTCCGTGATATCTTCATCGTCAAAAACACTTAAAACCAATTGCATCATCAACTTGATCTTTCCTGTAAATCCAACATTCCGCCATACGCGATTCAAGGTGATTTGAATATCTCGATCCGCTAGAACAAGGTCCGCGCCAATTTCCTGGGCAGACTTGATCCCTTGCATCATCTCGGCTCCCGGTTTAATTCCCAATTGATCAGCCATCTTCTTTTGAAAAGAAGCCAATACCAAGTTCGCCATCATCGACAGCACTTTCTTCTTTCGTATGATTTGAATCACATCTGTATTTTGATATTTTTCAGGATTCCGAATCGAATTGTATCGACCCTCATCCAGCTCGATACATACGGTGTCCGGCTGCTCCCGCGCGATTATTTCAGCAACTTCCTCAGCGCTCTCTTTGGACACATGTGCCGTCCCGATCAAAATGATCTCTTTACCATCGTATTCCACGGTTATGGTATGTTCATTTTCCACCTTTTCCGCTATTTCCTCCGTCACATCTTCTGTCGCCTTATCCGTCACGTCTTCATTCACGCTTTCGGTATTGTTTTCCGTCATGTTCTCACCCCGTTTTTGAATTCGTTTAATTATATCATACTCCCTATATAAACACGAGAAGACCGCGGGAGTACCGCGGCCTACTCTAAGGGAGATTTATCATGAAACAGATGCTTATTCATCTGCCCGTTGGGCTAATTCTAGTGTAACGCTAAATTCTACATCATCGCGATATCCTTTAACTACGATGGATTCGCCGACCTTTTTAAAATATAGTTGACCAAGCAAAGCTTCCATGGTTGTAATTCGATTTCCATCGAATTCAGTAATGATATCGCCTGCCTTTAATCCCGCTTCTCTTGCTGGGGTTCCCATCAAAACACGAATCAGCAATACCCCTTCAGGCACACCCCAC
This genomic window contains:
- a CDS encoding cation:proton antiporter, giving the protein MNVFLRLGLLLVIGFFGGKLMKRIKLPTVTGYILIGLLLGRSGVDLLTPGFIEQMGFISSVALVFIAFSIGSEFRMQEIRELGKSIVVIAFCEAMVTFILVTGFMRLFVDWPTALILGAVSSATAPAATMMVLRQYRSRGPLTSTLLGVVAVDDAICLMIFAVASSVAKVFVAHDVLTFSRLVVNPLVEIVSSIGLGIVLGGGLILVARRVSNDAELLTVVVAASLMITGAAEQLGLSELLCAMAAGVTVTNGMAVVPARRLFTVAEQFTPPLITAFFVIAGSRLDLAMIPQIGLIGLVYLVVRMIGKISGASLGGALSKSPLVVRKYLGFGLLSQVGVAVGLAIIVSEMFAGTQIGSLVLTILLATTIVTEVVGPIMTRYAIFSAGEAEKEKVHGNVQREAHASTHS
- a CDS encoding phosphoglucomutase, with the translated sequence MSEFMHLQNGTDIRGVAIAGVEGEPISITPAHGQQIGAAFARWLKQNANEEKPLTIAIGRDSRISGPDLVTGTVQGLRTEGCRVLNCGLASTPAMFMSTVYPEIQADGAIMITASHLPYNRNGLKFFSPKGGLEKADIQWILEKAETIKLESQEGSEETSNLMDLYSASLVSIIQERTGETQPLLGKHIVLDAGNGAGGFFAEKVLAPLGADTRGSQFLDPDGMFPNHVPNPEDEAAMKAIEDCVKENNADLGIIFDTDVDRAAVVSSDGRSINRNRLIALIGSICLKETPGATLVTDSVTSDGLAEFIYANGGHHHRFKRGYKNVINEAIRLNAIGQDCPLAIETSGHAALKENHFLDDGAYLVVKLLIEMAERAKEGKDLAQAIETLKIPKESKEYRIKINAEDFKTYGQDVIEDLEGFAKGKKTWSLVPDNYEGVRIAFEENGKTGWFLVRLSLHDPVMPVNIESNESGGVSQTADALIEFLNNFKQLDLSAF
- a CDS encoding TraB/GumN family protein, translated to MTENNTESVNEDVTDKATEDVTEEIAEKVENEHTITVEYDGKEIILIGTAHVSKESAEEVAEIIAREQPDTVCIELDEGRYNSIRNPEKYQNTDVIQIIRKKKVLSMMANLVLASFQKKMADQLGIKPGAEMMQGIKSAQEIGADLVLADRDIQITLNRVWRNVGFTGKIKLMMQLVLSVFDDEDITEEDLSAMKELDALDKMMDELAEMFPALKRTLIDERDMYLAEKIRTAPGQKVIAVLGAGHLPGVSREIEKDHDLKALEVIPEKKAGSKILPWLIPAAILGLILYGFTRGQATGWEQVRTWILWNGTFSALGTLLAFGHPLAILTAFLVAPISSLNPFLAAGWFAGLVEAKMRRPSVSDFHSLAEDATSVRGFWRNKVTRVLLVVMFANIGSTIGTLVGGMDIFKNLF